One region of Halomicrobium sp. LC1Hm genomic DNA includes:
- a CDS encoding cupin domain-containing protein → MGYHVVDPADLDPEPDRPSEMKYVSEAADLDHIGLRTYRVEPGESIPLSGLHYHDEQEEVFYVREGQLSVETPDRTYTVDPGQFFVAEPGSPHRAHVAADADGECRLLGMGAPPQSDGHGYEAS, encoded by the coding sequence ATGGGATACCACGTCGTCGATCCCGCCGACCTCGACCCGGAACCGGATCGTCCGTCCGAGATGAAGTACGTCAGCGAGGCCGCAGACCTCGATCACATCGGGCTGCGGACCTACCGCGTCGAACCCGGCGAGTCGATCCCGCTGTCGGGCCTGCACTACCACGACGAACAGGAAGAGGTGTTCTACGTCCGCGAGGGGCAGCTGAGCGTCGAGACGCCCGATCGAACGTACACCGTCGATCCCGGCCAGTTCTTCGTCGCCGAACCGGGTAGTCCCCACCGCGCGCACGTCGCCGCCGACGCCGACGGCGAGTGTCGCCTGCTCGGAATGGGCGCGCCGCCACAGAGCGACGGCCACGGCTACGAGGCGTCCTGA
- a CDS encoding histidine kinase N-terminal 7TM domain-containing protein, producing MIRLGTGLLSTADGQSRLLVGSEPVSLLLVLTAAVVGMGVAFLVWLHRDRPGAPPLAVFVTTASLWSMAEGLELAAAGFGEMRALAQAELILSTVIPLAWLVTVLEYTGRGEWLTRRRLAGLLVEPLLVTVLVVTARRHALVWQSTGTTVFGDTSVFAPNVTVRVAENVADRQVRLDVIDDGPGIDEAEIAAGPATRRRRCTTLPGSDSGS from the coding sequence ATGATCCGGCTCGGAACGGGGCTGCTGTCGACCGCCGACGGCCAGTCGAGACTGCTCGTCGGCTCCGAGCCGGTGTCGCTGCTGCTGGTGTTGACCGCCGCAGTCGTCGGGATGGGCGTCGCGTTCCTGGTGTGGCTCCACCGGGATCGTCCCGGTGCGCCGCCGCTGGCCGTGTTCGTCACCACGGCCAGCCTGTGGTCGATGGCCGAAGGGCTGGAGCTCGCGGCCGCCGGGTTCGGAGAGATGCGTGCGCTCGCACAGGCGGAGTTGATCCTCTCGACGGTCATCCCGCTGGCCTGGCTGGTGACCGTGCTCGAATACACCGGCAGAGGGGAGTGGCTCACCCGTCGTCGGCTGGCGGGGCTGCTGGTAGAGCCGCTGCTCGTTACGGTCCTCGTCGTGACGGCACGTCGCCACGCGCTGGTCTGGCAGTCGACGGGAACGACCGTCTTCGGGGACACGAGCGTCTTCGCACCGAACGTCACGGTGCGCGTCGCCGAGAACGTCGCCGATCGACAGGTCCGTCTCGACGTGATCGACGACGGGCCAGGGATCGACGAGGCCGAGATCGCCGCGGGACCAGCGACGAGGAGACGGCGCTGCACCACGCTTCCGGGGTCGGACTCTGGCTCGTGA